Proteins encoded together in one Actinomycetes bacterium window:
- a CDS encoding Smr/MutS family protein: MKLTLDLHDVYNRGNDIDRALRGIMDEAEAKKAKLVEIIPGKGSGQLKKRVLRYLDQPDVKARYHRVEKDSNNWGRIFVHFRWK; encoded by the coding sequence GTGAAGCTCACCCTGGACCTGCACGACGTCTACAACCGGGGCAACGACATCGACCGCGCGCTGCGCGGGATCATGGACGAGGCGGAAGCCAAGAAGGCGAAACTGGTGGAGATCATCCCCGGCAAGGGCAGCGGTCAGCTCAAGAAGCGGGTGCTGCGCTACCTGGACCAGCCGGACGTCAAGGCCCGCTATCACCGCGTCGAGAAGGACTCGAACAACTGGGGCCGAATCTTCGTGCACTTCCGCTGGAAGTAG